The Deinococcus metalli genome includes a window with the following:
- a CDS encoding glycosyltransferase, with product MKTAYVHDWLAGGYAGAEKVLEQMLDVLPGTPVYTMVHEPRDFIGTPLEHADVRASLIQKLPMGRQKYRAYLPLMPFAVEQFDLTAFDVIVSSSYAVAKGVLVSGEQLHLSYVHSPVRYAWDLYQQYLREANLTAGAKAALAKLALHYLRLWDLGTANRVDVYVANSEYVARRIWRTYRRPARVLYPPVEVKRFDPSLPRENFYLTMSRFVPYKKLDLIVRTFSQLDKPLVVIGSGPDFEKVRALAGTSVTFLGRQPDEVVADHMNRCRAFVFAADEDFGIVSVEAQAAGAPVIAYGRGGSLETVVHGVTGLHFQNQTVEDLAAAVLDFERSSTHFSAAAIRRHAERFSTERFKRQYREILDTAVAARRAGQDPERAVLALPTWS from the coding sequence ATGAAGACCGCCTATGTCCACGACTGGCTGGCCGGCGGCTACGCCGGCGCCGAGAAGGTGCTCGAGCAGATGCTCGACGTGCTGCCAGGCACGCCGGTCTATACCATGGTTCATGAGCCCCGCGACTTCATCGGCACGCCCCTGGAACACGCCGACGTGCGGGCCTCACTGATCCAGAAGCTCCCAATGGGCCGGCAGAAGTACCGCGCGTACTTGCCTCTCATGCCCTTTGCCGTCGAGCAGTTCGACCTCACGGCTTTCGATGTCATCGTCTCCAGCAGCTACGCGGTCGCCAAAGGTGTGCTTGTCAGCGGCGAGCAGCTGCACCTGAGCTACGTACATTCGCCCGTCCGGTATGCCTGGGATCTCTATCAGCAGTACCTGCGGGAAGCCAACCTGACTGCCGGGGCCAAGGCCGCCCTGGCAAAATTGGCCCTCCATTACCTCCGCCTGTGGGATCTCGGCACGGCCAACCGCGTCGATGTGTACGTCGCAAACAGCGAATACGTGGCAAGGCGTATCTGGCGCACGTATCGCAGGCCAGCCCGCGTGCTGTACCCACCGGTCGAGGTCAAGCGGTTCGACCCCAGCCTCCCTAGGGAAAACTTCTACCTCACCATGAGCCGATTTGTGCCCTACAAGAAGCTCGATCTGATCGTCAGAACATTCTCACAGCTGGATAAGCCACTGGTCGTGATCGGCAGCGGCCCGGACTTCGAGAAAGTCAGGGCTCTGGCCGGCACCTCCGTCACCTTCCTGGGTCGACAGCCGGATGAAGTTGTGGCAGATCACATGAATAGGTGCCGCGCCTTCGTCTTCGCGGCAGATGAGGACTTTGGGATCGTCTCCGTGGAGGCGCAGGCGGCTGGTGCACCTGTCATTGCATACGGCCGTGGCGGCAGCCTGGAGACCGTCGTACACGGCGTCACCGGCCTGCATTTCCAGAATCAGACCGTCGAGGATCTCGCCGCCGCTGTTCTAGACTTCGAACGCTCCAGTACGCACTTCAGTGCAGCAGCAATTCGGAGGCACGCGGAACGGTTTTCCACCGAGCGCTTCAAGCGACAGTACCGGGAAATCCTGGACACAGCCGTCGCCGCCCGGAGGGCCGGGCAGGATCCGGAACGGGCAGTGCTGGCCCTCCCGACGTGGTCCTGA
- a CDS encoding transketolase, producing MTPPAEITAPLDATLLRRSVLRMAHAGSTVHIACAFSIVEILAVLYRGWLRHNPLPQAPGRDYLVLSKGHGVMAQYACMYALGWLGDEDLDRYFADGTRLKGLSDAHVPGLEVTSGSLGHGLSVGVGLALAAKRQDTGQRCYAVVGDGEMNEGSIWEALMFAAHQRLDNLVLIVDANGFQAMGSTAEVLDMGDLAAKLRAFGYDTRDVDGHDELALDAALGTLRDQDGRPKALVAHTVKGKGLSFMEHNNQWHYTRLDATTLAQALGELPIQLESAPGARAPAEPEEDIQS from the coding sequence ATGACGCCACCTGCCGAAATCACGGCCCCCCTGGACGCCACCCTGTTGAGGCGAAGCGTGCTCAGGATGGCGCACGCGGGCTCGACGGTGCATATCGCCTGTGCCTTCTCTATCGTGGAAATCCTGGCCGTGCTGTACCGGGGCTGGCTGCGGCACAACCCGCTGCCCCAGGCACCAGGGCGCGACTATCTGGTACTCAGCAAAGGGCACGGGGTCATGGCGCAGTATGCTTGCATGTATGCCCTGGGGTGGTTGGGCGATGAGGATCTAGACCGTTATTTCGCCGATGGCACCCGCCTCAAGGGGCTATCCGACGCGCATGTGCCGGGGCTGGAAGTCACCTCCGGCTCGCTGGGCCACGGCCTCTCGGTTGGCGTGGGGCTGGCGCTGGCGGCCAAGCGCCAGGACACCGGCCAGCGGTGCTACGCCGTGGTTGGCGACGGTGAGATGAACGAGGGCAGCATCTGGGAGGCCCTGATGTTCGCCGCTCACCAGCGGCTGGACAACTTGGTCCTGATCGTGGACGCAAACGGGTTCCAGGCGATGGGTTCTACGGCCGAGGTGCTCGATATGGGTGATCTGGCCGCGAAGCTGCGCGCCTTCGGCTACGACACTCGGGACGTGGACGGGCACGACGAGCTGGCCCTGGACGCCGCACTGGGCACTCTGCGAGACCAAGATGGGCGTCCCAAGGCCCTGGTCGCGCATACGGTCAAGGGAAAGGGGCTGTCGTTCATGGAGCACAACAATCAGTGGCATTACACCCGGCTTGATGCCACCACTCTGGCGCAGGCGCTCGGCGAACTGCCCATCCAGCTGGAGTCTGCGCCTGGAGCGCGTGCGCCAGCAGAACCCGAAGAGGACATCCAGTCATGA
- a CDS encoding glycosyltransferase family 4 protein gives MPFVVNTRSLNASRHAGVQRYVSNLLRALPGPVKTLSSRPAAGLAEAQLWEQVILPTQLRGRLLFSPANSGPVRLRRQVVTVHDVATLDHPEWFAGRFAAWYRWMLPRLIASAQHVITVSNHSRDRILALTDAAPDRVTAIPLGIEPAFRPADPAAVQAVKQRHAIDGRYALVVGSIEPRKNLATLFRAWSGWIDRPDDLCLVVAGSAGHAFAGSGFGTPPPGCRLIGRVADADLPALYSGATFFAFPSVYEGFGLPPLEAMACGTPVIVSNATSLPEVVGEAGLLLDPHDPQAWTQAMRHLIHDEAARRSLGAAGHAHAGRFSWHATAQATQSILEQEAAR, from the coding sequence TTGCCCTTCGTCGTGAACACCCGCAGTCTGAACGCGAGCCGGCATGCCGGGGTGCAGCGCTACGTGTCCAACCTGCTGCGTGCCCTGCCTGGGCCGGTCAAAACCCTGTCCAGTCGGCCCGCCGCCGGGCTCGCCGAGGCCCAGCTGTGGGAACAGGTGATCCTGCCCACCCAGCTGAGGGGCCGCCTGCTCTTCTCCCCGGCCAATTCCGGCCCAGTGCGCCTGCGTCGGCAGGTGGTGACCGTGCACGATGTCGCGACCCTCGACCATCCCGAGTGGTTCGCCGGCCGTTTCGCCGCGTGGTACCGCTGGATGCTGCCCCGCCTGATCGCCTCCGCGCAGCACGTCATCACCGTGTCGAACCACTCGCGCGACCGTATCCTGGCACTGACTGACGCGGCGCCCGACCGGGTGACGGCGATCCCGCTCGGCATCGAACCCGCCTTCCGGCCCGCCGATCCTGCGGCAGTCCAGGCCGTCAAGCAGCGTCACGCCATTGACGGCCGCTACGCGCTGGTGGTGGGCTCGATTGAGCCGCGCAAGAATCTGGCCACGCTGTTCCGCGCGTGGTCGGGCTGGATTGATCGGCCAGACGACCTGTGTTTGGTCGTGGCCGGCAGCGCGGGCCACGCATTCGCCGGGAGTGGCTTTGGCACGCCCCCCCCCGGATGCCGGCTGATCGGCCGGGTGGCTGATGCCGACCTGCCTGCCCTGTATTCCGGGGCGACCTTCTTCGCCTTCCCCAGCGTGTACGAGGGCTTCGGCCTGCCCCCACTGGAGGCCATGGCGTGCGGTACGCCGGTCATCGTGTCGAACGCCACCAGCCTTCCCGAGGTGGTGGGGGAGGCAGGCCTGCTGCTCGACCCCCATGACCCCCAGGCCTGGACGCAGGCGATGCGGCATCTGATCCACGACGAAGCCGCGCGACGCTCACTCGGGGCGGCCGGTCACGCGCACGCGGGCCGCTTCTCCTGGCACGCCACTGCCCAGGCCACCCAGTCGATCCTCGAGCAGGAGGCCGCCCGATGA
- a CDS encoding lipopolysaccharide biosynthesis protein, which yields MLLGSTSMLGARVFSVLASLISVGILTRALGREEFGLWSIIGTFVGFAGSFDFGLGQGLRNRLAAAVAQQPRDNGAEAQLFFSVLAFLTFIALVLASVLGGLALMVPWATFLGVHAPALAGPAQAASVAVIVLLALNLPLSLNVAGFLAYQDAARRGLLDVLQSAALLIGVVVLARALPIATFIGAYYVLFDGAALVSLIVFLRLRGWRVPYLHLKPILTVVREIAAPSALFWLLGIGAVALFTTDPLIAARLIGIGAAGDFSIVQKIAALLIGMHFTILTPLWSAYTHAAVTGDWRWIRRSFQRSVTVTVVLFGCGGGLAILLHGPLLKLWTGRELTDVPLMVALAVWAMLYALVNCCSVLLNGLGIIGTQLIAVCLGALVHVPLSLALGQRFGVIGVLYGTIAVVVPILAATAWRAHRVLRAAPRD from the coding sequence GTGCTGCTGGGTTCGACCTCTATGCTCGGCGCCAGGGTGTTCTCAGTGCTGGCGAGCCTGATTTCCGTGGGAATCCTGACGCGTGCCCTGGGCCGCGAGGAGTTCGGACTGTGGTCCATCATCGGCACCTTCGTGGGCTTTGCTGGTAGTTTCGACTTCGGGCTCGGGCAGGGGCTGCGTAACCGGCTGGCTGCGGCCGTCGCTCAGCAGCCCCGTGACAACGGGGCGGAGGCCCAACTCTTCTTCTCGGTGCTGGCCTTCCTGACCTTCATTGCGCTGGTTCTGGCGTCGGTACTGGGCGGCTTGGCGCTGATGGTGCCTTGGGCAACGTTTCTGGGAGTCCACGCCCCCGCGCTGGCCGGCCCAGCCCAGGCGGCGTCGGTAGCGGTGATCGTATTGTTGGCACTGAATTTGCCGCTGAGCCTGAATGTGGCCGGATTCCTGGCATACCAGGATGCGGCGCGGCGCGGCCTGCTTGATGTGCTCCAGTCCGCCGCGCTGCTTATAGGTGTAGTGGTGCTGGCGCGCGCGCTGCCCATTGCCACCTTCATCGGCGCCTATTACGTGCTGTTCGATGGCGCCGCCCTAGTGTCTCTGATTGTATTCCTCCGCCTACGTGGCTGGCGGGTGCCCTACCTCCACCTCAAGCCGATTCTGACTGTCGTGCGTGAGATTGCCGCGCCCAGCGCGCTGTTCTGGCTACTTGGCATCGGGGCCGTGGCACTTTTTACCACCGACCCGCTGATTGCGGCGCGGCTGATCGGAATCGGCGCGGCCGGCGACTTCAGCATCGTGCAGAAGATTGCGGCGCTGTTGATCGGGATGCATTTCACTATCTTGACGCCCTTGTGGTCAGCCTATACCCACGCGGCCGTAACCGGCGACTGGCGCTGGATACGCCGCTCATTTCAGCGTTCAGTGACTGTGACGGTCGTGCTATTCGGCTGCGGTGGTGGCCTGGCAATCCTGCTGCACGGCCCGCTGCTGAAGCTCTGGACCGGACGCGAGTTGACCGATGTGCCGCTCATGGTGGCCCTGGCCGTGTGGGCCATGCTGTATGCGCTGGTCAACTGTTGCTCGGTGCTCCTCAACGGCTTGGGGATCATCGGCACCCAGCTCATCGCCGTGTGCCTCGGCGCGCTGGTGCATGTCCCGTTGAGCCTAGCCCTCGGCCAGCGCTTCGGCGTCATCGGCGTGCTGTACGGCACCATCGCGGTGGTGGTGCCTATCCTGGCGGCCACCGCGTGGCGTGCCCACCGGGTTCTGAGGGCGGCTCCCCGTGACTGA
- a CDS encoding glycosyltransferase family 2 protein, which translates to MTEPPLAPTLSICIPTYNRAALLATALESVLSQAQADVEVVVCDNASRDDTALVVETFSRRGLNVRYFKWRENVGFDRNLLQCVSMAAGQYCWLLGDDDALEEGAVEKLRHLLTSEPTGVCTGVQYYESDLKTKRSRNSIVYCAGTTHFVDPVACFSTLGNAFGFMSSQIVNRSIWNMVLASFDAESHLNGYIHLHVIARMVFLRPDWYYFDDKLISCRTGNDSAATEGMLKRMDLDLKNYSDVVGEVYGNNPVVKDKVMKMLLKEYSNSQIIIVKLQKGANLKYITDTFMLMKKYYSSYSSFWLTSVPILLTPNAVLIAARDLKKRMAR; encoded by the coding sequence GTGACTGAACCTCCGTTAGCCCCGACCTTGTCCATCTGTATCCCGACGTACAACCGGGCCGCTCTCCTGGCGACCGCGCTGGAGAGCGTCCTCTCCCAGGCCCAGGCCGATGTGGAGGTGGTTGTCTGCGACAACGCGTCGAGAGACGATACGGCCCTCGTCGTCGAAACCTTCTCGCGGCGAGGCCTTAACGTCAGGTATTTCAAATGGCGTGAGAACGTGGGTTTTGACCGCAATCTCCTCCAGTGCGTCAGCATGGCGGCTGGACAGTATTGCTGGTTGCTAGGCGATGATGACGCCCTCGAAGAGGGTGCGGTAGAAAAGCTGCGTCACCTCCTGACCTCGGAACCCACCGGCGTCTGCACCGGCGTCCAGTATTATGAGTCAGACCTCAAGACCAAGAGATCCAGAAACAGCATCGTCTATTGTGCCGGTACAACGCACTTTGTAGACCCAGTCGCATGCTTCTCAACATTAGGCAATGCCTTTGGATTTATGTCGAGTCAAATTGTAAATCGATCAATCTGGAACATGGTTCTCGCATCATTTGACGCCGAGTCTCACTTGAATGGATATATCCACTTACACGTTATAGCCCGAATGGTTTTCCTCAGGCCAGATTGGTATTATTTCGACGACAAATTAATCTCTTGCCGCACTGGAAATGACTCCGCAGCGACAGAGGGTATGCTCAAGAGAATGGACTTGGATCTAAAAAACTACAGCGATGTTGTAGGGGAGGTCTACGGGAACAATCCGGTGGTCAAAGATAAGGTCATGAAAATGTTACTCAAAGAGTACTCAAACAGTCAAATCATCATCGTTAAACTTCAAAAAGGCGCAAATCTGAAATATATTACAGATACGTTTATGTTGATGAAGAAATATTATTCCAGCTACTCTTCTTTCTGGCTGACGAGCGTCCCGATCCTGTTGACTCCGAACGCGGTGCTGATCGCGGCGCGGGATTTGAAAAAACGGATGGCGAGATGA
- a CDS encoding NAD-dependent epimerase/dehydratase family protein has protein sequence MEDLPGMRVFVTGATGHLGRAAVRAFVEAGCTTAVLVRPDRERGASLPEWPELTVIGGDLHDVAAFAPALHAFAPDVVVHLAWFGVGNGLHDDPRQVHQNLTGSLELLEASASAGARTFVGLGSQAEYGLPGGVLTEELLLEPITLYGAVKASVGLVGARLASSLGLRFVWLRLLATYGPFDDPRHLIPFVIDEYLAGRVPELTAGEQLWDYLYVDDAARALVRVAQSQRAQGIFNLASGTSRTVASVVTAIRDLIGPELPLGLGARPYASNQIMRLEADISRLSGATGWAPTTTLEAGLVQTLAWHRAQHSAAGQAGPHSLF, from the coding sequence ATGGAAGATCTGCCTGGGATGCGGGTTTTCGTGACGGGCGCGACGGGACATCTGGGCCGCGCGGCAGTTCGTGCATTCGTGGAGGCCGGATGCACGACAGCTGTGCTGGTGCGGCCAGACCGTGAGCGCGGAGCGAGTCTGCCGGAGTGGCCGGAGCTCACCGTGATCGGCGGCGATCTGCACGACGTGGCGGCATTCGCGCCCGCGCTCCACGCCTTCGCGCCGGATGTGGTGGTACATCTGGCGTGGTTTGGCGTCGGTAACGGCCTGCACGACGATCCGCGCCAGGTTCACCAGAACCTAACGGGCAGCTTGGAGCTGCTGGAAGCGAGCGCGTCGGCGGGGGCCAGAACGTTCGTGGGGCTGGGCTCGCAGGCAGAGTACGGGCTCCCAGGTGGGGTGCTGACCGAGGAACTTCTCCTTGAACCGATCACGCTGTACGGAGCGGTGAAGGCGTCGGTCGGTTTGGTGGGAGCGCGTCTGGCGTCCTCGCTCGGGCTGCGGTTCGTCTGGCTGCGGCTGCTGGCCACCTACGGTCCGTTCGACGATCCCCGGCACCTGATTCCCTTCGTGATCGATGAGTACCTGGCTGGCCGCGTGCCCGAGTTGACAGCGGGCGAACAGCTCTGGGACTATCTGTACGTGGACGACGCCGCCCGTGCCCTCGTCCGTGTAGCGCAATCCCAGCGGGCGCAAGGGATCTTCAACCTAGCGTCGGGCACCAGCCGAACCGTGGCCTCGGTGGTGACTGCCATCCGCGATCTGATCGGACCAGAGCTGCCGCTGGGCCTGGGGGCGCGGCCCTACGCCAGCAACCAGATCATGCGGCTTGAGGCTGACATCTCGAGGCTGAGTGGCGCCACTGGCTGGGCACCGACCACGACCCTGGAAGCTGGCCTGGTCCAGACGCTGGCCTGGCACCGTGCGCAGCACTCCGCAGCGGGGCAGGCCGGGCCGCATTCCCTTTTTTAG
- a CDS encoding NAD-dependent epimerase/dehydratase family protein has translation MSALNPAFWTSKRVLVTGATGLVGSWLTRRLVDLGVYTVVLIRDQDPQSELMRSGTLSRVSVVNGALEDYATLERAINEHEIDTVFHLGAQTIVGTALRSPLPTFEANIRGSYNLFEACRVHRSLVQRVLVASSDKAYGDSAVLPYTEAMPVGGQHPYDVSKSCTDLLAQTYSHTYDLPVVVARCGNIYGGGDLNWSRIIPGTIRSLLAGQAPLIRSDGTLTRDYVYVEDAVDAYLLMAEAAEREGVRGEVFNFGPDKPRSVLDVTAALQRIMHREHLIPVIQNRARAEIQDQYLDSRKAERVLGWRPQREFDDGLKRTVAWYEDFLGAST, from the coding sequence GTGAGCGCCCTAAACCCCGCCTTCTGGACCAGCAAGCGGGTGCTGGTCACTGGAGCCACCGGTCTGGTCGGCTCCTGGCTGACCCGCCGCCTGGTGGATCTGGGCGTGTACACCGTGGTTCTGATCCGCGATCAGGATCCTCAGAGCGAGCTGATGCGTAGCGGCACCCTCTCTCGCGTGAGCGTGGTGAACGGCGCTCTAGAGGACTACGCCACGCTGGAGCGGGCCATCAACGAGCACGAGATTGACACGGTCTTCCATCTGGGTGCCCAGACCATCGTGGGCACCGCGCTGCGCAGTCCCCTGCCGACCTTTGAGGCCAACATCCGGGGCAGCTACAACCTGTTCGAAGCCTGCCGGGTTCACCGCTCCCTGGTGCAGCGCGTGCTGGTGGCCTCCAGCGACAAGGCGTACGGTGACAGCGCGGTATTGCCCTACACCGAGGCCATGCCGGTGGGCGGCCAGCACCCCTACGACGTGTCCAAGTCCTGCACGGATCTGCTGGCGCAGACCTACAGCCACACCTACGACCTGCCCGTGGTGGTGGCCCGCTGCGGCAACATCTACGGCGGCGGCGACCTCAACTGGAGCCGCATCATCCCCGGCACCATCCGCAGCCTGCTGGCGGGTCAAGCCCCATTGATCCGAAGCGACGGCACCCTGACCCGTGACTACGTGTACGTGGAAGACGCTGTGGATGCTTACCTGCTGATGGCGGAGGCCGCCGAGCGCGAGGGCGTGCGCGGTGAGGTCTTCAACTTCGGACCGGACAAACCCCGCAGCGTGCTGGACGTCACCGCGGCACTGCAGCGGATCATGCACAGGGAACATCTCATACCCGTGATCCAGAATCGGGCCCGTGCCGAGATCCAGGATCAGTATCTGGACAGCCGCAAGGCCGAGCGGGTGCTGGGCTGGCGTCCTCAGCGTGAGTTCGACGACGGTCTGAAACGCACCGTCGCGTGGTATGAAGACTTTCTGGGAGCCAGTACATGA
- the rfbH gene encoding lipopolysaccharide biosynthesis protein RfbH encodes MTDTLNTPALPQTAEELRRQILELTRVYHAAQWPERAFAPGESAVPVSGKVFDADEVEHLVDASLDFWLTTGRYARQFEKEFARWFGVRHALLVNSGSSANLVALSALTSPDLGDRQLKPGDEVITAAEGFPTTVNPIIQNGLVPVFLDAHIPTYNIDVTHLEAAISPRTRAIMVAHTLGNPFNLDAVMAVARKYNLWVVEDTCDALGATYRGQKVGTFGDLATVSFYPAHHITMGEGGAVLTNSPRLKKLVESFRDWGRDCWCEPGVDNTCGKRFGWQLGDLPEGYDHKYTYSHIGYNLKLTDMQAAVGVAQLDKLEGFIARRRENFAYLLEQLRPYEDVLILPEATPNSEPSWFGFPITVREGATFTRNNLVQHLESRKIGTRLLFGGNLIRQPAYKHVNYRVVGDTVQTDRVMNGTFWVGIYPGLGREQLDFIARTVGEVCAPVSP; translated from the coding sequence ATGACCGATACCCTGAACACTCCAGCCCTCCCCCAGACCGCCGAGGAACTGCGCCGACAGATTCTAGAGCTGACGCGGGTTTACCACGCGGCCCAGTGGCCCGAACGTGCGTTCGCACCCGGCGAGTCGGCTGTGCCGGTCAGCGGCAAGGTCTTCGACGCCGATGAGGTCGAGCATCTGGTGGACGCCTCGCTGGACTTCTGGCTGACCACCGGCCGCTACGCCCGGCAGTTCGAGAAGGAGTTCGCCCGATGGTTCGGCGTGCGCCACGCCCTGCTGGTCAATTCCGGCTCCAGCGCCAATCTGGTGGCCCTGAGCGCCCTGACCTCCCCGGATCTGGGCGACCGTCAGCTCAAGCCCGGCGACGAAGTCATCACCGCCGCCGAGGGTTTCCCGACCACCGTGAACCCCATCATTCAGAATGGCCTGGTCCCAGTGTTTCTGGACGCTCACATCCCCACGTACAACATTGACGTGACCCACCTGGAGGCGGCCATCTCGCCGCGCACGCGGGCCATCATGGTGGCGCACACGCTGGGCAATCCTTTCAACCTGGACGCCGTGATGGCGGTGGCTAGGAAGTACAACCTGTGGGTCGTCGAGGACACCTGCGACGCGCTGGGCGCGACCTACCGCGGCCAGAAGGTCGGCACCTTCGGCGACCTGGCGACGGTGAGCTTTTACCCAGCGCACCACATCACCATGGGCGAGGGCGGCGCGGTCCTCACCAACAGCCCCCGCTTGAAGAAGCTGGTCGAAAGCTTCCGCGACTGGGGCCGCGACTGCTGGTGCGAGCCTGGCGTGGACAACACCTGCGGCAAGCGCTTCGGCTGGCAGCTGGGCGACCTGCCTGAGGGCTACGACCACAAATACACCTATTCGCATATCGGTTACAACCTCAAGCTGACCGACATGCAGGCCGCGGTGGGCGTGGCGCAGTTGGATAAGTTAGAAGGCTTCATCGCGCGCCGCCGCGAGAACTTCGCTTACCTGCTGGAGCAACTGCGCCCGTACGAGGACGTACTGATCCTGCCCGAAGCCACTCCCAACAGCGAGCCGAGCTGGTTCGGTTTCCCGATCACGGTGCGTGAGGGCGCGACCTTCACCCGCAATAATCTGGTGCAGCACCTCGAGAGCAGGAAGATCGGAACCCGCCTGCTGTTCGGCGGCAACCTGATCCGTCAGCCCGCTTACAAGCATGTGAACTACCGCGTGGTGGGCGACACGGTTCAGACCGACCGGGTCATGAACGGCACCTTCTGGGTGGGCATCTATCCAGGGCTGGGCCGCGAGCAACTCGACTTCATCGCGCGGACAGTAGGCGAGGTGTGCGCCCCGGTCAGCCCCTGA
- a CDS encoding glycosyltransferase family 4 protein — MTGFVGRAPRIGIDGRGLMGSRSGVGRYIFEMCRMFDTMLPHAQFFVFSPVEVEMPVISERWHNVVEPSHRARSLKPVIWLKTRCGVLCAQQRLDVFWGTATFLPPLPRTVRTVVTVHDLNHVYAPDTMSATHLWANRLFFASDVRRADRVVSVSHGTAKRLNERYGVPSQVASPGVDERFLRAQADPAAVANFLGLASPYVLSVASQEPRKNLHLVVDAFLELQASGVLKGHRLALIGGPGWNNRSLEELIRHNATRGVVRLGYVDDALLPLAYATADLFVFPSRYEGFGIPVAEAVAAGTRVVASDLPELREAGGEGVRYVTPEAAALTEAIKEELAAPAPVARRIQHDWSAGARILVSQITELLGS; from the coding sequence ATGACTGGCTTCGTGGGTCGAGCCCCGCGCATTGGCATCGATGGACGGGGATTGATGGGCTCGCGATCTGGCGTTGGGCGCTACATCTTCGAGATGTGCCGAATGTTCGACACGATGCTGCCACACGCCCAGTTTTTCGTCTTCAGCCCGGTTGAGGTCGAGATGCCGGTCATCTCGGAGCGATGGCATAACGTGGTTGAACCCTCCCACCGGGCCCGGTCACTGAAGCCGGTTATCTGGCTCAAAACGCGTTGCGGCGTTTTGTGTGCTCAACAGCGTCTGGACGTCTTCTGGGGCACCGCAACCTTCCTGCCGCCGCTGCCCCGGACAGTCCGTACCGTGGTGACGGTTCATGACCTCAACCACGTGTATGCCCCCGACACCATGTCGGCGACGCATCTGTGGGCCAACAGGCTCTTTTTCGCCTCCGACGTCCGGCGGGCCGACCGGGTGGTGTCTGTCTCGCACGGCACGGCCAAACGGCTTAACGAGCGCTACGGCGTGCCGTCGCAGGTCGCGTCTCCAGGGGTCGATGAGCGTTTCCTGCGCGCTCAAGCCGACCCGGCGGCGGTTGCCAATTTCCTGGGTCTCGCCTCACCCTACGTTCTGAGCGTGGCAAGTCAGGAGCCGCGAAAAAATCTGCATCTGGTCGTCGACGCTTTTCTGGAGTTGCAGGCCAGCGGGGTGCTGAAGGGCCACCGTCTGGCGCTCATCGGCGGGCCGGGCTGGAATAACAGGTCGCTTGAGGAACTTATCAGGCACAACGCAACTCGCGGTGTCGTGCGCCTGGGGTACGTCGATGACGCTCTGTTGCCCCTGGCGTACGCCACGGCAGACCTGTTCGTCTTCCCGTCGCGATACGAGGGCTTCGGCATCCCGGTTGCGGAGGCTGTGGCCGCCGGAACACGGGTGGTTGCCAGTGATCTACCAGAACTGCGAGAGGCCGGCGGTGAAGGCGTGAGATATGTGACGCCGGAAGCTGCCGCTCTGACCGAGGCGATCAAAGAGGAACTTGCGGCCCCCGCCCCAGTGGCTCGCCGCATCCAGCACGACTGGTCTGCCGGCGCCCGCATTCTCGTGAGCCAGATTACAGAACTCCTCGGCTCATGA
- a CDS encoding transketolase family protein, with product MRTAFSQSLIRLAQADPNVVLLTGDHGYALFDEFRRVCAQQYVNAGIAEQNMVGVAAGLAKAGLRPIVYGLSAFVPIRVLEQIKIDVCYEQLPVIFAGDGAGVVYSALGSSHQSTEDVAALRALPSIQILSPADAYELKACMTLAYETAGPVYLRMGKADLGDVHDRPLTLRAGEVLNLRAGQGPLAFLATGSMVKTALKVADDFPGAAVWSVPSIKPLSEAAVASVARAHQVLVVVEEHSVLGGLGAAVAEIVSTHAPTYVCRIGIQDRFSEFCGSYSYLMQEHRLTADDVQAQVEAFLGRLTPVSS from the coding sequence ATGAGAACCGCGTTCTCGCAGAGCCTGATCCGCCTTGCCCAGGCCGACCCGAACGTCGTGCTGCTCACCGGCGATCACGGGTACGCCCTGTTCGACGAATTCCGGCGGGTCTGCGCGCAGCAGTACGTCAACGCCGGGATCGCCGAGCAGAACATGGTCGGTGTGGCTGCCGGACTGGCGAAGGCGGGGCTGCGGCCTATCGTGTACGGGCTGAGCGCCTTTGTGCCCATTCGGGTGTTGGAGCAGATCAAAATCGACGTCTGCTACGAGCAGTTGCCCGTGATCTTCGCTGGGGACGGCGCGGGGGTGGTCTACAGCGCGCTGGGCTCCAGTCATCAGAGCACCGAGGACGTCGCCGCGCTCCGAGCTCTGCCGTCCATCCAGATCCTGTCGCCTGCCGACGCCTACGAGCTGAAGGCCTGCATGACCCTTGCCTACGAGACGGCCGGGCCGGTCTATCTACGAATGGGAAAGGCCGATCTGGGCGATGTTCATGACCGGCCGCTCACGCTGCGTGCGGGGGAAGTGCTGAACCTCCGGGCGGGGCAGGGGCCACTGGCATTCCTGGCGACGGGCTCGATGGTCAAGACGGCCCTGAAGGTGGCGGATGACTTTCCCGGTGCCGCCGTGTGGAGCGTACCGTCTATCAAGCCGCTATCGGAAGCCGCCGTGGCCTCGGTTGCCCGTGCGCACCAGGTGCTGGTGGTGGTTGAGGAGCATTCGGTGCTCGGCGGTCTGGGCGCTGCGGTGGCCGAGATCGTCAGCACGCACGCTCCGACATACGTCTGCCGGATCGGGATTCAAGATCGCTTCTCCGAATTCTGCGGCTCGTACAGCTATCTGATGCAGGAGCACCGGCTGACGGCCGATGACGTGCAGGCACAGGTCGAAGCATTTCTGGGGCGTCTGACGCCTGTTTCTTCATGA